DNA from Vibrio japonicus:
TTCGTCTCAAGTTGTCACCGTAAAAACGGCTGACTAAGTTAGGGACGATCAATCCAAGAAATGGCAGCATCCCCACAATCATCACAACCGAAGCCGACATGACTGACACGAGCAACACGCCGATAATAAGAACTTGCTGGTAGTTCAAACCAAGATTGACGGCAAAGTCTTTACCTAGGCCAACCGCAGAAATTCTGGTGGCATACAGATAGCTAAATAGCGCAAATGGCAGCGCGATATAGAGCAATTCATAATCACCTTGGAGCAAGTTAGCGAAGTTCGCTATCGTCCAACTTGAAAGGTTTTGCACCATATCGTATTTGTAGGCAATGAAGGTCGCCATAGAATCAACGACGTTGCCGAAAATAATACCAACCAAAGGCACAAAAATAGCGTTCTTAAACTGAATGCGGTTGATAAACTGCACGAACAGCAGCGTGCCTAACATAGAGATGGCAAAAATAAGCCACAGCTGTTGCCCATTAAACAGAACTAAACTGAGTACATATC
Protein-coding regions in this window:
- the vctD gene encoding iron chelate uptake ABC transporter permease subunit VctD, yielding MKKLSWTLGILSVVSLFVGIGQLNVVELLNGNRDSWELLFTSRVPRLAAVLLAGAGLSIAGLIMQQISQNRFASPSTSGTIECAMLGYVLSLVLFNGQQLWLIFAISMLGTLLFVQFINRIQFKNAIFVPLVGIIFGNVVDSMATFIAYKYDMVQNLSSWTIANFANLLQGDYELLYIALPFALFSYLYATRISAVGLGKDFAVNLGLNYQQVLIIGVLLVSVMSASVVMIVGMLPFLGLIVPNLVSRFYGDNLRRNIPITAVLGALIVLCCDLAGRLIIFPYEIPISTIISILGGSVFIFFILKGERSAR